GGAAATCGGGTATGATAGAAAAGATAAGTCGAATTTAAACAATGGAGGTATTTTTTATGAAAGATCCCAGAATTGGTACATTGGCCAAAAACTTAATCAATTATTCCGTGAAGCTTCAAAAAGGTGAAAGAATCTTGATCGAAAACTTCGGATTGCAGCGTGAGCTTGTTAACGCACTTGTGAATGAAGCCTATGCAGCAGGTGGTTACCCATTCGTCCTTTTAAAGGATCACCAAGTGGATCGTGCCTTGCTGATGGGTGCCAAAGAAGAACAGTACAAGTTGATGGGTGAGTTTGAAGCAAACGTAATGAAACAGATGGATGCTTATATCGGGCTTCGTGCCGGGGATAATATCAATGAACAATCCGATGTCCCTTCAGAGAAGATGGCGATTCATGGACAGACAGTCGGTAAAGTACATAGAAATATCCGCGTGCCAAAAACAAAATGGGTCGTACTTCGCTACCCGACAAATTCAATGGCCCAATTAGCCAAAATGAGCACAGAAGCATTCGAAGACTTTTATTTCGAAGTCTGCAACCTCGACTATGGCAAAATGAGCGCAGCAATGGACAATCTTGTTGAATTGATGGATAAAACGGATAAGGTCCGCTTAACTGGGCCCGGTACGGACCTAACCTTCTCCATCAAAGACATTAAAGCCATCAAATGTGCGGGTGAGCTAAACATTCCTGACGGTGAAGTATATACGGCTCCGGTTAAAGATTCCATCAATGGTGTGATTTCGTATAATACTCCGTCCCCTTATCAGGGTTTTACTTTTGAAAACGTGAAGTTGACATTCAAGGATGGAAAAATCGTTGAAGCGGTTGCGAATGATACGGAACGCATCAACAAAATTTTTGATACTGATGAAGGCGCACGATATGTCGGTGAATTTGCAATTGGTGTAAATCCTTATATTCTACACCCGATGCAAGATATCCTCTTTGATGAAAAAATTGATGGAAGTTTTCATTTCACTCCCGGACAATGCTATGATGATGCCTTTAACGGAAACCATTCAGACATTCACTGGGACCTGGTCAATATCCAGCGGCCTGAATATGGCGGCGGGGAAATCCATTTTGATGACGTCTTGATACGTAAGGACGGACGCTTCGTTTTACCGGAACTGGAAAATTTAAATCCAGAAAATTTAAAATAACATAAACACCAATAAAAAAAAACGACCGACCCGCTATTAACGGATGGTCGTTTTTTTTATTTTACCTGCAGTGAATGCTCGTAGGCTGCCTGGAACTTTTGAATGTCCCCCGCACCCATGAATAACACGACACTGTTTTCATGATGTTGCAATATTGATGTTGTGTTCTCCGTAATCAGCTCGGCACCGGGAATCTTATCTTGAAGGTCTTCAATCGATAACTTCCCTTGATGTTCACGAGCAGATCCAAAAATTTCACATAAGTATACTTTGTCGGCCAAATTCAAGCTGTCGGCGAATTCATCCAGGAATGCCTGCGTTCTCGAGAAAGTATGTGGCTGGAATACCGCAACAACTTCACGCTCTGGATATTTCTGACGCGCCGAGTCGACAGTTGCAGAGATCTCGGTCGGATGGTGTGCATAATCATCAATGATGATCTGACTTCCGATTTCCTTTTCGGAGAACCGGCGTTTAACTCCGCCAAAAGTCCGCAACTGGGCTTTCACAGCTTCCGTATCCAAGTTTTCATATTTACAAAGTGCAATGACACCAAGTGCATTCAACACATTATGTTTTCCAAAAGTAGGAATAGTGAATGTATCATAGTAATTGTTCCTTACATGCACATCAAAAGTCGTGCCATCCGGAGTGACGGAAACATTTTTCGCTTGAAAATCATTTCCTTCTGCAAATCCGTAAAAAATAACCGGTACTTTCGCCTGAATATGTGGTAAATGCTCATCATCCCCGCACGCAATGATGCCTTTGTTGACTTGAAGGGCCATCGTTTGGAAAGCCTCGAACACGTCTTCGACATTGGCGTAATAATCAGGATGATCAAAATCGATATTCGTCATGATTGCATAATCCGGATAATAGGAAAGGAAATGACGGCGATATTCACATGCTTCGAATACGAAGTAATCAGAATTCACGATACCTTTACCCGTTCCATCCCCAATCAAGAAGGATGTCGGTTTAGCGCCCCCCATTACATGGGCAAGCAAACCGGTCGTCGATGTTTTACCATGCGCTCCCGTAACGGCCACGCTAATGAAGTTTTTCATGAAATCACCTAGGAAGCGGTGATAACGGATAATCGGCAAATCAAGTTCTTTTGCCTTCACGATTTCCGGATGACTATCCGGAAACGCATTTCCTGCAATGATGGTCATTCCAGGTTGAATATTTTCCTCGTTGAAAGGAAGGATTTTAATCCCGGCTTTTTCTAATGCCAATTGTGTAAAAAATT
The DNA window shown above is from Peribacillus sp. FSL P2-0133 and carries:
- a CDS encoding aminopeptidase translates to MKDPRIGTLAKNLINYSVKLQKGERILIENFGLQRELVNALVNEAYAAGGYPFVLLKDHQVDRALLMGAKEEQYKLMGEFEANVMKQMDAYIGLRAGDNINEQSDVPSEKMAIHGQTVGKVHRNIRVPKTKWVVLRYPTNSMAQLAKMSTEAFEDFYFEVCNLDYGKMSAAMDNLVELMDKTDKVRLTGPGTDLTFSIKDIKAIKCAGELNIPDGEVYTAPVKDSINGVISYNTPSPYQGFTFENVKLTFKDGKIVEAVANDTERINKIFDTDEGARYVGEFAIGVNPYILHPMQDILFDEKIDGSFHFTPGQCYDDAFNGNHSDIHWDLVNIQRPEYGGGEIHFDDVLIRKDGRFVLPELENLNPENLK
- the murC gene encoding UDP-N-acetylmuramate--L-alanine ligase is translated as MTAYHFVGIKGSGMSALAQILHDMNIEVQGSDYEKEFFTQLALEKAGIKILPFNEENIQPGMTIIAGNAFPDSHPEIVKAKELDLPIIRYHRFLGDFMKNFISVAVTGAHGKTSTTGLLAHVMGGAKPTSFLIGDGTGKGIVNSDYFVFEACEYRRHFLSYYPDYAIMTNIDFDHPDYYANVEDVFEAFQTMALQVNKGIIACGDDEHLPHIQAKVPVIFYGFAEGNDFQAKNVSVTPDGTTFDVHVRNNYYDTFTIPTFGKHNVLNALGVIALCKYENLDTEAVKAQLRTFGGVKRRFSEKEIGSQIIIDDYAHHPTEISATVDSARQKYPEREVVAVFQPHTFSRTQAFLDEFADSLNLADKVYLCEIFGSAREHQGKLSIEDLQDKIPGAELITENTTSILQHHENSVVLFMGAGDIQKFQAAYEHSLQVK